In Methanocaldococcus lauensis, a single genomic region encodes these proteins:
- a CDS encoding NosD domain-containing protein has translation MTKVKYLLLFILTLLCAGSVWGENVYYINKLPYTITTPGYYILNTSCTDLNETAITINASNVVLDGNGMVLDGDKVEDTYGIYVKRHKNITIKNLMVKEFGVGIYLTNSSNITITNNKLSNYWRDILLENNNNYATIVIENNTGSGNRPIYYIANKKNAVIDLRGKEIPSQIIFANITNCTIKNVICKDGSGIELYAVSYSILDNITSVNNFHGLRMADDDDHDNIIKNSIFANNSHNGIESWTGDNTTIVNCYFANNNESGLLLGGKGCIIYLNNFINNKKSLDMYNNWHRLYSPTPITYIYNGHNYTNYLGNYYSDYNGTDANGDGIGDELYIINITNMMTLKINDSYPLIAPYESYKIISIANGTISNETENKIHYINKLPYTIKESGYYILNTNCTNLNKRAITIDADNVVLDGNGMVLDGVGNYYEGIYVYGHKNITIKNLIVKEFWCGIFFGYSSNNTITNVTAYNNNMYGILLWNLSNNNIITDVNAYGNKDSGILLDSSSNNIITNVNVSNNDCGIDLYYSSNNTITNINTHNNKYGIYLDNSSNNNIIYLNNIINNTNNNIYIDDNSQDNSFHSPTPIIYEYNGQTYTNYLGNYYSDYTGTDNNGDGIGDSIYNNIDNYPLIAPYENYKIENNGIVDNETENKIYYINSLPYTINESGYYILNTSCTDLNETAITIQADNVVLDGNGKILDGDKSNNTYGIYVGGDYKSHNNITIKNFIVKEFYVGICLAISSNITITNINAFNNKDGIYLASSNNIITNVNVYNNTGDGLQLIASSNNILSNVNAYNNTGDGIFVLSSSNNTITNVNTSGNSLNGIYLVTSFNNTITNVYSSNNNWSGIYLDSSNNTIFLNNLINNSYRDIYITKDSKNNILHSPTPITYEYNGQIHTNYLGNFYSDYTGTDINEDGIGDNPYKNIDDYPLIAPYENYKIISNGTAGNETENKIHYINKLPYTINESGYYILNTSCTDLWTNAITIDADNVVLDGNGNVLDGDKISWGSHGIYVNRHKNILIKNLTVKEFYIGVYLKSSSHCVIYNVSTYNNSNDGFWIGSSSNNKIMCINAYDGIYLWDSFNNTLTNITCYNNGITLDMSCNNTLTNNKFKNCGLYIDFDSFNNKVENNMVYGKPLVYLENEKNKIIDSSYNPGQIIAVNCENITVKDVKITHTSVGIEFYRVSNSKITNVTISNNKEGILLDFSSNNIIYLNNFINNTNNINLIDICYDNIFHSPIKVDYIFNGKLYANYLGNYYSNYKGTDNNGDGIGDISYRIDNYPLIKPYEDYKLLPHEVDIEALHEDEDFEGDVPSGWRRTAFFNNTEMGIIPIGNSKLNICFMLPKPYKQRTVTVYGSILNTEGKYDFKYSAEVSSVYDGSIGMYDITIYALDSIKIPENPNLYGLGVINLSIPDLGLKVVAPVYITPFELIPIDKNGNYVNETSKYLNNSEPLFLRIKYLGSKKGNPTIIAMPLYEQYLVYTYSIKSDKNDPMLAKEITWRLAILELHGLTELSKKYPNAKIKIVENEYRHRNTYLHFINNYEGYYLFWRDYIQYLVNNFIKADGIIVGAVPHPECGFNKEVITTKTYPVAYMSYSMAANGLDVYHGSNKYMTITPDDSYIQSKLNRLNTIKRLQNNYLGSTSKDSIEKNITMYKIINSSKNYMINNLYGKTKYNLYYDPQNLYTLQVRIYKPGEPILKISPTAFEIDDVHYYTSWNNGKCYLVSKYEGKHLVFNNSNAIFFLVPMGSKMKASWWISSRDIKKSPGDAINILCSVTKDVTEQDNVVNAIYYEKMENDGGAYTTTFLASTYNLLKSAALDLTLEGAFESGGTSLLLTAVVIALPDIDFEHEAYYTSSEWVGDINQLMIMSDLQELEHQKYITNEIKENNENNPLISYLELGSEVERYTGKPKDIAELGMACIIWQDMRHQPFYWITHNTPFKSKIIRSRLMSAHKYLGHLKPIEVVLNIYSIYETYINTVEVSDFNRAQLTYFGYPDSNYDDPVNITPINVTPLPKQVNITISLEPNVTKIDNYIILFIKDLKINVTPNISYENASYIDVYSSPYALPQIYFKIYAPVNQSLTYLTINISNNETIKNITLPIVGGYTVLNSNLYPVAPIQVRQFPTLENYSIIEIYITPAIYNTTSKDIIFLKNIKLSLKTGSYKPHKLHVISYPNFVGLSNYPANITLKFFNDVRFTHGNITNITVSIHTSDDIICNIHNISINKLGEEYPNNTYYTTLTISPKNPISEEKLTSINLTIKYKVENTKKTLNYTIPVKLIPPNIIDLSIENISVPDKLVVGEPYLISAKIKNNGKYDMVNVPIRLFFDLQKVDEVVIDKLKSGEEKTVYFLLTPTHASEHNITVAVQAFSEEVNRSNNYITATVEVMAKPIASFNYTPRNPTTSDTIQFIDLSYDPDGNITSWLWDFGDNTTSNEQNPTHRYTKAGTYTVTLTVTDNDGFTNSTSIKIVVRPSRTTSAYHGGGGGGSYITGGGYHKALYSDVAEDIKSEKIKEIVHKAKLIVGSKIDEELSAKDLKDVNEIELIKQPLEIKEDCILVGGPVANPLVKKYLWAFPVKVTNDYPGKHRGVIEKQIINGHTVILLAGSDRWGTKAAVEYFKQLDDIPDEPIFVEWMNGKAIKIEKP, from the coding sequence TACTTATGGAATTTATGTAAAGAGACATAAGAATATTACAATAAAGAATCTAATGGTTAAAGAGTTTGGAGTAGGGATTTACCTTACTAATTCATCTAACATCACGATAACAAATAACAAATTAAGCAATTATTGGAGAGATATTCTCCTTGAAAATAACAATAATTACGCAACAATAGTTATTGAAAACAATACAGGTTCAGGAAATAGACCAATATATTACATTGCAAATAAAAAGAACGCAGTTATTGATTTAAGAGGTAAAGAAATACCTTCACAGATTATATTTGCAAATATTACAAACTGCACTATAAAGAATGTAATCTGTAAAGATGGTAGCGGTATAGAACTTTATGCAGTGAGTTATTCAATATTGGATAATATCACTTCAGTAAATAACTTCCATGGATTAAGAATGGCAGATGATGATGACCACGACAACATTATTAAAAATAGTATATTTGCCAACAATTCACACAATGGTATTGAATCATGGACTGGAGATAATACTACTATAGTAAATTGTTATTTCGCAAATAATAATGAAAGTGGTTTATTACTCGGTGGAAAAGGATGTATTATTTATCTAAACAACTTCATAAATAATAAAAAAAGTCTTGATATGTATAACAACTGGCATAGATTATATTCACCGACACCAATAACTTACATATACAACGGACATAATTACACAAACTACTTAGGAAACTACTATTCAGATTACAATGGAACTGATGCTAATGGAGATGGAATTGGAGATGAGCTGTATATAATTAATATTACAAATATGATGACACTAAAAATAAATGATTCATACCCTCTAATAGCACCCTATGAGAGCTATAAAATAATAAGCATAGCTAATGGAACCATTAGTAATGAAACAGAAAATAAAATACATTATATTAACAAATTGCCATACACAATAAAAGAAAGTGGATATTACATATTAAATACCAATTGCACAAATTTAAACAAAAGAGCAATAACTATAGATGCTGATAATGTAGTATTAGATGGAAATGGAATGGTTTTAGATGGTGTTGGGAATTATTATGAGGGAATTTATGTATATGGGCATAAGAATATTACAATAAAGAATTTAATTGTTAAAGAGTTTTGGTGTGGAATCTTCTTTGGTTATTCATCTAACAACACAATAACCAATGTAACTGCTTATAATAATAATATGTATGGAATCCTCCTTTGGAATTTATCCAACAACAACATAATAACTGATGTAAATGCTTATGGCAATAAGGATAGTGGAATCCTCCTTGATTCTTCATCTAATAACATAATAACTAATGTAAATGTTTCTAATAATGATTGTGGAATCGACCTTTATTATTCATCCAATAACACAATAACTAATATAAATACTCATAATAATAAATATGGAATTTACCTTGATAATTCATCCAACAACAACATAATATACCTCAACAACATAATAAACAACACGAATAATAACATTTACATTGATGACAACTCACAGGACAACTCATTCCATTCACCGACACCAATAATTTATGAATATAATGGACAAACATACACTAACTACTTAGGAAACTATTACTCAGATTACACAGGAACTGACAATAATGGAGATGGAATTGGAGACAGTATTTACAATAATATAGATAACTATCCATTAATAGCTCCTTATGAAAACTATAAAATAGAAAATAACGGAATAGTAGATAATGAAACAGAAAATAAAATATACTATATTAACTCTTTGCCATACACAATAAATGAAAGTGGATATTACATATTGAATACTTCTTGCACAGATTTAAACGAAACAGCAATAACTATACAGGCGGATAATGTAGTATTAGATGGAAATGGAAAGATTTTGGATGGAGATAAAAGCAATAATACTTATGGAATTTATGTGGGTGGAGATTATAAATCACATAACAACATTACCATAAAGAATTTTATTGTAAAAGAATTTTATGTGGGCATCTGCCTTGCTATTTCATCTAACATCACAATAACAAATATAAATGCTTTTAATAATAAAGATGGAATTTACCTTGCTTCATCCAACAATATAATAACTAATGTAAATGTTTATAACAATACGGGAGATGGACTACAGCTTATTGCTTCATCTAACAATATATTAAGTAATGTAAATGCCTATAATAACACAGGGGATGGCATTTTTGTTCTTTCTTCATCTAACAACACTATAACTAATGTAAATACTTCTGGCAACTCTTTAAATGGGATCTACCTTGTTACATCATTTAACAATACAATAACTAATGTATATTCTTCCAATAATAATTGGTCTGGAATCTATCTTGATTCATCCAACAATACAATATTCCTAAACAACCTTATAAATAACTCTTATAGAGATATTTACATTACAAAGGATTCAAAAAATAACATCCTCCACTCGCCAACACCAATAACTTACGAATATAATGGGCAAATCCACACCAACTACTTAGGAAACTTCTATTCAGATTACACAGGTACTGATATTAACGAAGATGGAATTGGGGATAATCCTTATAAAAATATAGATGACTATCCATTAATAGCACCTTATGAAAACTATAAAATAATAAGCAATGGAACAGCAGGTAATGAAACAGAAAATAAAATACATTATATTAACAAATTGCCATACACAATAAATGAAAGTGGTTATTATATATTGAATACTTCTTGCACAGATTTATGGACAAATGCAATAACCATAGATGCAGATAATGTGGTATTAGATGGAAATGGAAATGTTTTAGATGGAGACAAAATAAGTTGGGGATCTCATGGAATTTATGTAAATAGGCATAAAAATATCTTAATAAAAAATTTAACAGTTAAAGAATTTTATATAGGTGTTTATCTTAAATCCTCGTCTCATTGTGTAATATACAATGTAAGTACTTATAATAATAGTAATGATGGCTTTTGGATTGGTTCATCATCAAATAATAAAATAATGTGTATAAATGCTTATGATGGAATTTACCTTTGGGATTCGTTTAACAATACACTAACTAATATAACTTGCTATAACAATGGAATAACTCTTGATATGTCATGTAATAACACATTAACAAATAATAAATTTAAAAATTGTGGATTGTATATAGATTTTGATTCATTCAATAATAAAGTAGAAAACAACATGGTTTATGGGAAACCATTAGTTTATTTAGAAAATGAAAAGAATAAAATAATTGACAGCTCATATAATCCAGGACAAATTATTGCAGTAAATTGTGAAAATATAACTGTAAAAGATGTTAAAATAACCCATACCTCTGTTGGAATTGAATTCTATAGAGTATCTAATAGCAAAATAACCAATGTAACTATTTCTAATAATAAGGAAGGAATCCTCCTTGATTTTTCATCCAACAATATTATATATTTAAACAATTTCATAAATAATACAAATAATATCAACCTGATAGATATATGCTACGACAATATATTCCACTCACCAATAAAAGTGGATTATATTTTTAACGGGAAATTATATGCCAACTACTTAGGAAACTATTATTCCAATTATAAAGGAACTGATAATAATGGAGATGGTATTGGAGATATATCGTATAGAATAGATAATTATCCATTAATAAAACCGTATGAAGACTATAAACTACTTCCACATGAAGTAGATATTGAAGCATTACATGAAGATGAAGATTTTGAAGGAGATGTACCATCTGGATGGAGGAGAACTGCTTTCTTTAATAATACTGAAATGGGTATAATACCTATTGGAAATTCTAAATTAAATATTTGTTTCATGCTTCCTAAACCTTATAAGCAAAGAACTGTAACTGTTTATGGGTCAATCTTAAACACAGAAGGTAAATACGACTTTAAGTATTCCGCAGAAGTTTCGTCAGTATATGATGGTTCAATTGGCATGTATGATATAACAATTTATGCACTTGATAGTATTAAAATCCCCGAAAATCCGAATTTATATGGATTAGGAGTAATTAATTTATCAATTCCTGATCTTGGATTAAAAGTAGTAGCACCAGTTTATATCACTCCATTTGAGTTAATTCCTATTGATAAAAATGGAAATTATGTAAATGAAACAAGTAAATATCTTAATAATTCAGAACCTTTATTTTTAAGAATAAAATATCTTGGTTCTAAGAAGGGAAATCCTACAATAATAGCCATGCCTCTCTATGAGCAATACCTTGTTTATACATATTCTATCAAGTCTGACAAAAATGATCCTATGCTTGCTAAAGAAATAACATGGAGATTAGCAATATTGGAACTACATGGGTTAACTGAACTTAGCAAGAAATATCCTAATGCAAAAATAAAGATAGTTGAAAATGAATATCGCCACAGAAACACTTATTTACACTTTATAAATAATTATGAAGGTTATTACCTCTTTTGGAGAGATTACATACAATATTTAGTTAATAATTTTATTAAAGCTGATGGAATAATTGTTGGGGCAGTACCACATCCGGAATGTGGATTTAATAAAGAAGTCATAACAACTAAAACATATCCCGTTGCATATATGTCTTATTCAATGGCAGCGAATGGTTTAGATGTTTATCATGGATCTAATAAATATATGACCATAACACCAGATGATAGTTATATACAATCAAAACTCAATAGACTTAATACTATAAAGAGGTTACAGAATAATTATTTAGGTTCAACATCTAAGGATAGTATAGAAAAGAACATAACTATGTATAAAATTATAAACTCATCAAAAAATTATATGATAAATAATCTTTATGGTAAAACAAAGTATAATCTATATTACGATCCCCAAAATTTATACACTTTACAAGTTAGGATCTATAAACCAGGAGAGCCTATACTAAAAATATCACCAACTGCGTTTGAAATAGATGATGTGCATTATTATACATCATGGAATAATGGTAAATGTTACTTAGTAAGTAAATATGAGGGTAAACATTTAGTGTTCAACAATTCAAATGCTATATTTTTCCTTGTACCTATGGGTTCAAAAATGAAGGCAAGTTGGTGGATTTCCTCTCGTGATATCAAAAAATCACCTGGTGATGCAATAAATATACTTTGTTCAGTTACAAAGGATGTTACAGAACAGGATAATGTCGTAAATGCAATATATTACGAAAAAATGGAAAATGATGGAGGTGCATATACTACTACTTTTTTGGCATCTACCTACAATCTCTTAAAATCAGCAGCATTAGACCTAACACTTGAAGGTGCATTTGAATCAGGAGGTACATCATTATTATTAACTGCCGTAGTTATAGCTTTGCCAGATATTGATTTCGAACATGAAGCATATTACACATCATCAGAATGGGTAGGTGATATTAATCAACTCATGATTATGAGCGACCTGCAGGAACTTGAACATCAAAAATATATCACAAACGAAATTAAAGAGAACAATGAAAATAATCCATTAATATCATATTTAGAGTTAGGTAGTGAAGTTGAGAGATATACGGGTAAACCAAAAGATATTGCAGAGCTTGGCATGGCATGTATTATATGGCAAGATATGAGACACCAACCATTTTATTGGATTACCCATAATACACCATTTAAATCTAAAATTATAAGAAGTCGTTTAATGTCAGCCCATAAGTATCTTGGACATCTTAAACCCATTGAGGTAGTATTAAACATTTATTCAATCTATGAAACATACATCAATACTGTAGAAGTAAGTGATTTTAACAGAGCTCAATTAACCTACTTTGGGTATCCAGATTCAAATTATGATGATCCAGTTAATATAACGCCTATAAATGTTACACCATTACCAAAACAAGTGAATATTACTATATCCCTTGAACCTAATGTAACAAAAATAGACAACTACATAATACTATTCATAAAAGACCTTAAAATAAATGTTACTCCAAATATTTCCTATGAAAATGCTTCCTATATAGATGTCTATTCATCACCTTATGCATTGCCACAGATATACTTTAAGATCTATGCTCCAGTGAATCAGTCATTGACATATCTCACCATAAACATCTCAAACAATGAAACAATAAAAAACATAACATTACCAATTGTTGGAGGATATACAGTCCTTAACTCTAATCTATATCCTGTAGCTCCTATACAAGTAAGACAATTCCCAACCTTAGAAAACTACAGTATAATTGAAATTTATATAACACCAGCAATATATAACACCACTTCAAAAGATATAATATTCCTTAAGAATATTAAATTATCATTAAAAACAGGAAGTTACAAGCCTCATAAACTTCATGTTATCTCATATCCTAACTTCGTTGGGCTAAGTAACTACCCAGCAAACATAACATTAAAGTTCTTCAACGATGTTAGATTCACACATGGTAATATAACAAATATAACAGTATCTATACACACAAGTGATGATATAATCTGTAATATACACAACATTAGTATCAATAAACTTGGAGAAGAATATCCAAATAACACATATTATACTACTTTAACTATTTCACCGAAAAATCCAATATCTGAAGAGAAATTAACATCTATTAATCTTACCATTAAATATAAGGTTGAAAATACTAAAAAAACATTGAATTACACTATTCCTGTAAAACTTATACCACCAAATATTATTGATTTATCTATTGAAAATATAAGTGTCCCAGATAAATTGGTTGTTGGAGAACCATATCTAATTTCAGCAAAAATCAAAAATAATGGTAAGTATGATATGGTAAATGTCCCTATAAGATTATTCTTTGACCTACAAAAAGTTGATGAAGTTGTAATAGACAAACTTAAATCTGGTGAAGAAAAAACTGTCTATTTCTTATTAACGCCTACTCATGCAAGCGAACACAACATTACTGTTGCTGTCCAAGCGTTCTCTGAAGAAGTAAATAGATCCAACAATTATATTACAGCTACAGTAGAAGTAATGGCTAAACCAATAGCATCGTTCAACTACACTCCAAGAAATCCAACGACATCAGATACAATCCAATTCATAGATCTATCTTATGATCCAGATGGAAATATAACCTCATGGCTCTGGGACTTTGGAGACAACACAACTTCAAATGAGCAAAACCCAACACACAGATACACTAAAGCAGGAACATACACAGTAACATTAACAGTTACAGATAACGATGGCTTTACTAACTCAACATCAATAAAAATCGTAGTTAGACCTTCAAGAACTACATCAGCATATCACGGTGGAGGTGGTGGAGGAAGCTATATAACGGGAGGAGGATATCATAAGGCACTATATTCAGATGTTGCAGAAGATATAAAGTCAGAGAAAATAAAAGAAATAGTACATAAGGCGAAATTAATAGTTGGTTCGAAAATAGACGAAGAATTATCAGCAAAAGATCTCAAAGATGTAAATGAAATTGAACTAATAAAACAACCATTAGAGATAAAAGAAGACTGTATCTTAGTAGGCGGACCTGTAGCAAACCCATTAGTTAAAAAATACCTCTGGGCATTCCCAGTTAAAGTAACTAATGACTACCCAGGTAAGCATAGAGGAGTTATAGAGAAACAAATAATAAATGGACATACAGTAATATTATTAGCAGGTTCAGATAGATGGGGTACTAAAGCCGCTGTAGAATACTTCAAGCAGTTAGATGATATCCCAGATGAACCAATATTTGTAGAATGGATGAACGGAAAAGCTATAAAAATTGAAAAACCTTAA
- a CDS encoding ATP synthase subunit B gives MTLATSAIEYSSVKSIAGPLLIVEGVEGAAYGEIVEVICPDGEKRMGQVLEAREGLAVVQVFEGTTGLSTNQTKVRFTGKTAKIGVSMEMLGRIFNGRGKPIDGGPEIVPEKELDINGYPLNPVSRKVPSDFIQTGISTIDGMNTLVRGQKLPIFSGSGLPHNQLAAQIARQAKVRGEGEKFAVVFAAMGITSEEANYFMEEFRKTGALERAVVFINLANDPSIERILTPRLALTVAEYLAYEKDMHVLVILTDMTNYCEALREISAARNEVPGRRGYPGYMYTDLATIYERAGRVKGRNGTITQIPILTMPHDDITHPIPDLTGYITEGQIVLSRELHRKGIYPPVDVLPSLSRLAGNGQGPGKTREDHKKVVNQAYAAYAEGRSLRDLVAVVGEEALTDRDRAYLKFADEFEKRFVKQGIDEDRSIEETLDLLWELLAILPEEELKRVDRELIEKYHPKYRKKQNQ, from the coding sequence ATGACTTTGGCAACATCTGCTATAGAGTATTCATCAGTTAAAAGTATTGCAGGACCTTTGTTAATTGTAGAGGGAGTAGAAGGAGCAGCATATGGGGAGATAGTTGAAGTTATATGTCCTGATGGAGAAAAGAGAATGGGACAAGTTTTAGAGGCAAGAGAAGGTTTAGCAGTAGTTCAGGTTTTTGAAGGAACTACTGGGTTGAGTACAAATCAAACAAAAGTAAGATTTACAGGAAAAACTGCTAAGATTGGAGTATCAATGGAAATGTTAGGAAGAATATTTAACGGAAGAGGAAAACCTATTGATGGAGGACCTGAAATAGTTCCAGAAAAAGAATTAGATATTAATGGGTATCCACTAAATCCAGTTTCAAGAAAAGTTCCAAGTGATTTCATCCAGACAGGAATTTCAACAATCGATGGAATGAACACTCTCGTTAGAGGGCAGAAATTACCGATATTCTCAGGTTCTGGATTACCACATAATCAGTTGGCAGCTCAGATTGCAAGACAGGCAAAGGTTAGAGGAGAAGGAGAAAAGTTCGCAGTTGTCTTTGCAGCTATGGGTATTACCTCAGAAGAGGCTAACTATTTCATGGAAGAATTTAGAAAAACTGGTGCATTAGAGAGGGCTGTAGTCTTTATAAACTTAGCTAACGACCCATCAATTGAAAGAATATTAACTCCAAGACTTGCTTTAACTGTCGCTGAATATTTAGCTTATGAAAAAGATATGCACGTTCTCGTTATCTTAACTGATATGACAAACTACTGTGAGGCTTTGAGAGAAATCTCCGCCGCAAGAAACGAGGTTCCAGGAAGAAGAGGATATCCAGGTTACATGTATACTGACTTAGCTACAATCTATGAAAGAGCAGGAAGAGTTAAAGGTAGAAATGGAACAATAACTCAAATTCCAATCTTAACAATGCCTCATGATGATATAACACACCCAATTCCTGACTTAACAGGATATATTACAGAGGGACAAATTGTATTGTCAAGAGAATTACATAGAAAAGGTATCTATCCGCCAGTAGATGTCCTTCCATCATTGTCAAGATTAGCTGGAAATGGACAAGGACCAGGTAAAACAAGAGAAGACCACAAAAAAGTAGTTAACCAAGCATATGCGGCATATGCAGAGGGTAGAAGTTTAAGAGACTTAGTTGCAGTTGTTGGGGAAGAGGCATTAACAGACAGAGATAGAGCATACTTAAAATTCGCTGACGAATTTGAAAAGAGATTTGTTAAACAGGGAATAGATGAAGATAGAAGTATTGAGGAAACTCTTGACTTATTGTGGGAGTTGTTAGCAATATTACCAGAAGAAGAGTTGAAGAGAGTAGATAGAGAATTAATTGAAAAATACCATCCAAAGTATAGAAAAAAACAAAATCAATAA
- a CDS encoding ATP synthase subunit A: MSVVGKIIKIAGPVVVAEGMKGAQMYEVVKVGEEKLTGEIIQLQDDKAVIQVYEETTGIKPGEPVVGTGSPLSVELGPGMLRAMYDGIQRPLTAIEEKTGSIFIPRGVDVPALPRDIKWEFKPVVNEGDYVEEGDIIGTVDETPSIVHKVLVPVGVKGKIVEIKEGKFTVEETVAVVELENGERKELTMMQKWPVRKGRPYKEKLPPKIPMITGQRVEDTFFTLAKGGTAAIPGPFGSGKTVTQHQLAKWSDADVVVYIGCGERGNEMTEVIEEFPHLEDIRTGNKLMDRTVLIANTSNMPVAAREASIYTGVTIAEYFRDMGYGVLLTADSTSRWAEAMREISGRLEEMPGEEGYPAYLASRLAQFYERAGSVVCLGQDNRKGFVSIVGAVSPPGGDFSEPVTSNTLRIVKVFWALDANLARRRHFPAINWLQSYSLYIDDVTDWWHKNTGPDWRQLRDEAMSLLQKEAELQEIVQLVGPDALPDRERVILEVARMLREDFLQQDAFDEVDTYCPPMKQYLMLKIIMTFYHEALKAVERGVDPSKILKVSVKQDIARMKYIPHEEFINVKSKEILEKIKNELGSLQ, encoded by the coding sequence ATGTCAGTTGTTGGGAAGATTATTAAAATCGCAGGACCTGTCGTAGTTGCAGAAGGAATGAAAGGAGCACAAATGTATGAAGTCGTTAAAGTAGGAGAGGAAAAATTAACTGGAGAAATTATTCAATTGCAAGATGATAAGGCAGTTATTCAGGTTTATGAAGAAACCACAGGAATTAAACCAGGAGAACCTGTTGTTGGTACTGGATCTCCTTTATCTGTTGAATTAGGGCCAGGAATGTTAAGAGCAATGTACGATGGTATTCAGAGACCATTAACAGCAATTGAAGAAAAAACTGGATCTATCTTTATTCCAAGAGGTGTTGATGTTCCAGCATTACCAAGAGACATAAAATGGGAATTTAAGCCAGTTGTAAATGAAGGAGATTATGTAGAAGAAGGAGATATTATTGGAACTGTTGATGAAACTCCATCAATAGTTCATAAAGTATTAGTACCTGTTGGAGTTAAAGGAAAAATAGTTGAAATAAAGGAAGGAAAATTTACTGTTGAGGAAACAGTTGCAGTAGTTGAATTAGAAAATGGAGAAAGGAAAGAATTAACTATGATGCAAAAGTGGCCTGTAAGAAAAGGGAGACCATATAAAGAAAAGTTACCTCCAAAAATCCCAATGATTACAGGGCAGAGAGTTGAAGATACATTCTTTACATTAGCAAAAGGAGGAACAGCAGCAATTCCTGGACCATTTGGTTCAGGAAAGACAGTTACTCAGCATCAGTTGGCTAAGTGGTCTGATGCTGATGTTGTCGTTTATATTGGATGTGGAGAAAGAGGAAACGAGATGACAGAGGTTATTGAAGAATTCCCACACTTAGAAGATATTAGAACTGGAAATAAGTTAATGGATAGAACTGTACTGATAGCAAACACTTCAAACATGCCTGTAGCAGCAAGAGAAGCATCAATTTATACAGGAGTTACAATTGCAGAGTACTTTAGAGATATGGGATATGGAGTTTTATTAACAGCAGATTCTACATCAAGATGGGCAGAGGCTATGAGGGAAATCTCTGGGAGATTAGAAGAGATGCCAGGGGAAGAAGGATATCCAGCATACTTAGCGTCAAGATTGGCACAGTTTTATGAAAGAGCAGGAAGCGTCGTATGTTTAGGACAAGATAATAGAAAAGGATTCGTTTCAATTGTTGGGGCTGTCTCACCACCAGGAGGAGATTTCTCAGAACCTGTTACATCAAACACTCTAAGAATTGTTAAGGTATTTTGGGCATTGGATGCTAACTTAGCAAGAAGAAGACACTTCCCAGCAATAAACTGGTTGCAGAGTTATTCATTATATATTGACGATGTTACAGATTGGTGGCATAAAAATACAGGACCAGATTGGAGACAGCTAAGAGATGAAGCTATGAGTTTATTACAGAAAGAGGCTGAACTTCAAGAGATCGTTCAGTTAGTTGGACCAGATGCATTGCCAGATAGAGAAAGGGTTATCTTAGAAGTAGCAAGAATGTTAAGAGAAGATTTCTTACAGCAAGATGCATTTGATGAAGTAGATACTTACTGTCCTCCAATGAAGCAATACTTAATGTTAAAGATAATTATGACATTCTATCATGAAGCATTAAAGGCTGTTGAAAGAGGAGTAGATCCATCTAAAATATTAAAAGTTTCAGTTAAACAAGATATTGCAAGAATGAAATATATTCCACACGAAGAATTTATAAATGTTAAATCAAAAGAAATCTTAGAGAAAATTAAAAATGAATTGGGATCCTTACAATAA
- a CDS encoding V-type ATP synthase subunit F: protein MKIGVIGDRETATGFRLAGLTDVYEVKDKEEAIKALKELENNDNIAFIIITERIAENIKDEIKNINKYIVEIPDKYGKIERVDPIKELIRKAIGVTIK from the coding sequence ATGAAAATAGGCGTTATTGGAGATAGAGAAACAGCCACTGGGTTTAGATTGGCTGGATTAACTGATGTTTATGAGGTTAAAGATAAGGAAGAGGCAATTAAAGCTCTCAAAGAGCTTGAAAATAATGATAATATTGCCTTCATTATTATAACAGAGAGAATCGCTGAAAATATAAAAGATGAAATAAAAAATATAAACAAGTATATTGTTGAAATTCCTGATAAATATGGAAAAATTGAGAGAGTTGATCCTATTAAAGAATTGATTAGAAAAGCTATTGGAGTTACTATAAAATAA